The genomic window TCCCCCTTTCCATTTGTTGTCCGCCCTTATAATAAAATTCCCAGTGACCGTTTTTCTTTCCGTCCTTATAAAATCCTTTTTTCCATATTGCTCCTTTGTAATACCAGTATTGCCACAAACTATCCTGTTTATCCTTTTTGTAGTAGCCTTCTGCTTCTTTATTTCCGTTGTCGTGCCAATAAATCCATTTTCCGTTTTGCAAATCATCTTTCAGAGTTCCTTCCATTTCAATACTTCCGTTTTCGCGATAAAATTTCCAGTAGCCGTTCTTTTTGTCATTTGAATAAGCGCTTTCGCTTTTTGTTTTTCCGCTTTGAAAATAATTAACGCACTTGCCTTCTTTTTTTCCATTGGAGAAAGTTATGAGATGCTCTTTCCATCCATCTCGGCTCCAGAGAAACCATTCACCATTTTCTTTTCCGTCTTTTAAATTGCCCTCTCTGAGTTTTGTGTTTTGCACATCATAAAAAATGTAAAGTCCGTTTCCATCTTTTACTTGCTGTTTTCCATCCTCTGTATAGAAATTCATCACAAGGAAATCATTATTTGAAATATATTTTCTTTCTTCTTTGGTATTACCGTTCTTGTAATAATACATCCATTTGCCTTCTCGCTTTCCGTTTTTGTATTCGCCTTCAAACATTTTTTTACCGTTGTCAAAGTACTGAGTAAAAGTTCCTTCTTCCTTGTCAAACTGAAAATATCCTTCACTCTGCTTGTTGCCGTTTGAATAATAATATTGAAAGGTTCCGTGCCTGATGCTGAGCCAGTTGTTTTTCGATTCGACCACACGAAAGTTTTCCACACTTTTCTTCTTCGCGTTTTCAAACCATCCCAGCCAGAAACTATCCGGAAGATTTTGTTTGTAATATCCTGTCTGAGCGGATTTTCCCTTCTCATACCAGTAAGAAACTTTTCCTTCTTTTTTCCCTTTCTCATAATTCTCCTGGCTCTGCAATTGCCCGTTCGGATGCCACGCTTTCCAAACGCCCTCTTCCAATCCCATGTTGTAGTTTCCTTCCTTGGCAAGTTTGCCATCCTTGTACCATTGCGTAAACTTTCCGTGCTGTACACCGTTTTTAAAATCCTCCTCTGATTTCTTATGAATGGAATCGTTATTCCAGTAAGTGATAACGGGCTGTGAAAAACAAGGCAAAAGACCAAAGTTAAAAGTCAAAAGGGAAAAACAAAAAAATAGAAATCGATTCATAGAAAAATAATTGCTCAAACATAAAGATTTATCGGTGCAATCATTTTTAATAACGAGCCAATCTTTTGCACAATTTATTTCTGAAGATATTCTTGTTGTGACGAGACCAACAGAAAATCCCGCACTTAATCCCGAATGTTTTCGGGGGTGCGGGATTTTCTGTTGTTGACCCACCAGGGCTCGAACCTGGACTCTACTGAACCAAAATCAGTCGTGTTGCCAATTACACCATGGGTCAATGGGACGCAAAAATAAAAATATTACTGATTGTTAAAGATTGTTAATGCAATTATGAGGGTGAAATATTTCATACATTCGCCAACAAATTATTAAGGATTTTCAGAATCAGGAATCAGGAATCTGAAATCCTAATTCTGAGAATCCTAAATTCCTCGCCTGTGGAACAAAAATATCAGAAGTTTAACAATATTGCCGGCTGGCTTGTTTTCATCGCTTCAGCGTTTGTTTACCTTTCTACGATTGAGCCCACAGCCAGTTTTTGGGATTGCGGTGAATACATTGCCTGCTCTTATAAATTAGAAGTGGGTCACCCGCCAGGCGCGCCTCTTTTCATCATGCTCGGCAGAATTGCATCTCTTCTTGCGTTTGGCGACACCAGCAAAGTAGCCATGATGGTGAATGGATTATCGGGGCTTTGCAGTGCGGGCACTATTTTGTTTTTGTTCTGGTCTATCACCTACTTCATTAAAAAGATGATTACGCGCGGTGGCGCTGAACTTACCGAAGGAAAAATATTCGCCATTCTCGGAAGCGGAATAGTTGGCGCACTCGCCTATTGCTTTTCAGAATCGTTCTGGTTTTCGGCAGTGGAAGGCGAAGTGTACGCGATGTCGGCATTTTTCACTGCTATAATTTTCTGGGCTGTGCTCAAATGGGAGCAGGTTGCCGACCAGCCGCGCGCTGACCGGTGGATTATTCTCGTCTTCTTTCTGCTCGGACTCGCCATCGGAGTTCACCTGCTCGGCATACTGGTGATTCCGGTTCTTTGTTTTGTTTACTATTTCAAAAAATATAAAGTCACAAAAAAAGGATTTATTATAGCGGGAATTGTTTCTGTTGCTCTTCTGGGAATTGTGCAAAGCGTAATTATTCCTGGCGTTGTTTCTCTCTCGGCAAAATTTGAACTCTTCTTCGTAAACACAATGGGAATGCCGTTCAACTCGGGCACCATTTTTTATTTCGTAGTGCTTATCGGTGCAATAGTATGGGCGCTCCGGTTTACCGCAAAAAGAAAAAAAGTTTTGTGGAATACGGCTGTGCTATGTTTCACCGCCCTGCTTATCGGTTATTCTTCTTTCTTCATTCTCATCATCCGTTCCAAAGCAAACACTCCCATTGACGAAAACAATCCTGAGAACGCCATATCTCTTCTCTCTTACCTGAACCGCGAACAGTATGGCGACTGGCCCATTCTTTACGGACAATATTACAACGCGCCTCTTTACTATGGAAACGATGATGACCCAGCGGCAGAACCCATGTACAGCGTGGATAAAAACGATCCCACTCCTCACTATGTGGATGGCAAACCTATTTATGTGCGCGATGACAAAGCGGGAAAATATGTGATTGCCGATGACCGCAAAGACCAGATTCCGAATTATGATAAGCGCTTCTGCACTTTCTTTCCGCGTATGTGGAGCCAGCAGGGAAGCCACGAGCGCGCCTATCAATCGTGGGCAGACATAAAAGGAACTCCCATCAAAGTGAGAAACCCGGGTTCAGGAGAATACGAAACGTTAATCAAGCCCACCTTTGGAGAAAATCTTACTTACTTTTTCAAATACCAAATGAGCCATATGTTTCTGCGCTACTTCATGTGGAATTATGCCGGAAGGCAAAACGATGTGCAGGGGCACGGCATTGAATCTACCAGCCGCATTGAAGGAAACTGGATCAGCGGCATTCCTTTTCTGGATGAGTGGCGCCTGGGTCCGCAGGATAAACTTCCGGAAAGCGTTACGCAAAGCAAAGCCAACAATAAATTTTATTGCCTTCCTCTTTTGCTCGGATTGATCGGGTTGCTCTATCACTACAAGCGCGACAAAGAAAACTGGTGGGTGGTGATGCTGATGTTCCTTCTTGCCGGATTCGCTATTGTAATTTACCTGAACCAATATCCGTATCAGCCACGCGAGCGTGATTATGCGTATGCAGGTTCCACCTATGCGTTTGCCATTTGGATTGGAATGGGAGTTGCCGCTATCTGGGAATTTCTCGGAAAGAAAATGACGAACGAAAAGGTGCGCGCGATACTTACAACAGCCATTTGTTTTCTCGCTGTTCCATTTCTCATGGCAAAAGAAGGATGGAATGACCACAGCCGCGCAAGAAGATATACCTGCAGAGATTTTGCCGCAGACTACCTGAACTCCTGTGCGCAGAACGCCATCCTCTTTACGAATGGCGACAACGATACTTTCCCGCTCTGGTATGTGCAGGAAGTGGAAGGCATCCGCACCGATGTGCGCGTCATCAATCTTTCTCTCGCCAACACCGATTGGTACATTGACCAGTTGAGAAGAAAGCAATATGATTCGGATGTTATTCCTCTTCTTCTTGACCAAAGCAAATACGCGCAAGGCAACCGTGATTTTGTTCCCATCCGTCCGCGCGAGGAAGTGAAAGATGAGTTTCTTGATTTGAAAGAAATGGTGAACTTCATGGGAAGCGAAGACCAGCGGGCGAAAATTTCATGGGGCTCAACTCCTATAAACTATCTGCCTACTACCAAGTTTCGCCTGAAAGTTGATTCAGCCAACTTTGTGAAAACTCTTCAGCATATTCCGGACAATCCTGCCCAAAAAGAAATTGCCGCAAACGACACGAATGCATTCGCTAAAAATACTCAACCGAAAATTCTTCCTTATATAGACTGGGACATGGGCAAAAAAAGCTACATCATGAAAAATGATTTGCTCGTGCTTGACATTCTCGCGGCAAACAACTGGACGCGCCCTGTTTATTTTGCAGTCACAGTTGGTCCCGATGCATTTGTCGGGCTCGAAAAGAATTTTCAGATAGAAGGTCTTGCCTACCATCTGGTTCCTTACTCTCCACAGGGTGGGCAGCCAAGAGTTGCCACCGACATCATGTATGACAACCTGATGAACAAAGCGAAATGGGGCGGGCTTGATAAAGATGAAGTGTGGATGGATGAAAACAACATGCGCATGGCGCTCACCATGAGAATGCAGATGAGAACGCTTGCCATGTCATTGATTCAGGAAGGAAAGAAAGAAGCCGCGCTGAAAGTGCTGAAGAAAGAAGAAGAAGTGCTGCCTGAAAGAAACGTTCCTTATTACTATGACCCGATTACTTATACATACTATTTGATTCAGGCATTTTACATGGCGGATGGAAAAGAAGATGCGATAAGAATTTCAAAACGCTTTTTCGACATTGTTGAAGGAGATACCGAGTACGCAATTTCTGTCCGCAAGAAAGAGCAAGGCGCGCTTCAGGCGTATTTGGATGACCGCCTTGAAATGATGCAGCAATTGATTTCTGATGCGCACCGCTTTGGGGCAGATGCTCTGGCAAAAGAGTTGGAAGCAAGATTCAAAAAGTATGAAAGCTTTATTACCCCGCCACAGCAGCCACAGGGAATGCCGATGCATAAATAAGTAGCCCATCCCTAAAGGGAGAAAATGAAAATCCCAAGTATCAAGCACCAAGTTGAAGTCCAAAGCATCAAGAACCAAATTCCAAATTCCAAGGAACAGCCGATGTTGTATTTCTTGGGACTTGGAATTTGGAATTTGGAACTTGGGACTTTATTTCCTTTAGGGATTTAGGGCAAAACATTACTCATGTATTTCACCCGTCCAAACCTGTTGGTAAGAAAAATATATCCGTCTGCTTTATGGCGTGTGCAACTCCCTTCCCTTCGGGGAGGGACGGGGAGGGGCTCAATCTTTCTCACGTTTGATGACGGACCCATCCCTGAAGTAACTCCGCAAGTGCTTGCTATTCTGAAAGAACACCATGCCAAAGCAACTTTCTTCTGCATAGGAGCCAACATTGAAAAGCATCCTGAAGTTTTCCGGCAGATAATTTCTGAAGGACATTCAATCGGCAATCATACTTACAATCATTTGAACGGATGGAAAACGAAGACGAAAGAGTATTTGGAGAATATTGAAAAATGCAATGTGCAAATTGGCAGATATGCAGATGTGCAGATGAAAACCAATCCGCACATTTCCTCATCCGCACATTCGCATATATTGTTCCGTCCCCCCTACGGCAGAATGAAGTTGTCTCAATACTCACTACTCAGTACTCAGTACTCAGTAGTTATGTGGGATGTGTTAAGCGGTGACTTTGACGAAAAAACTTCAAAAGAAAAATGCCTGAAGAATGTGCTCAGCAATACCCGCGAAGGTTCCATCATTGTTTTTCATGACAGCGTGAAGGCAAAGGAAAAACTATTTTATGTGTTGCCGAAGGTGTTGGAACACTTTGGAGAAAAAGGGTTTGAGTTTCTGCGCCTCAATCCGTGATTACAAGTTTGCCTGTGACCTCGCCCCCTCCCTGTGTCCCTCCCCCGCTGGGAGAGGGAGTTGAAAGCC from Bacteroidota bacterium includes these protein-coding regions:
- a CDS encoding polysaccharide deacetylase family protein, translating into MYFTRPNLLVRKIYPSALWRVQLPSLRGGTGRGSIFLTFDDGPIPEVTPQVLAILKEHHAKATFFCIGANIEKHPEVFRQIISEGHSIGNHTYNHLNGWKTKTKEYLENIEKCNVQIGRYADVQMKTNPHISSSAHSHILFRPPYGRMKLSQYSLLSTQYSVVMWDVLSGDFDEKTSKEKCLKNVLSNTREGSIIVFHDSVKAKEKLFYVLPKVLEHFGEKGFEFLRLNP
- a CDS encoding toxin-antitoxin system YwqK family antitoxin translates to MNRFLFFCFSLLTFNFGLLPCFSQPVITYWNNDSIHKKSEEDFKNGVQHGKFTQWYKDGKLAKEGNYNMGLEEGVWKAWHPNGQLQSQENYEKGKKEGKVSYWYEKGKSAQTGYYKQNLPDSFWLGWFENAKKKSVENFRVVESKNNWLSIRHGTFQYYYSNGNKQSEGYFQFDKEEGTFTQYFDNGKKMFEGEYKNGKREGKWMYYYKNGNTKEERKYISNNDFLVMNFYTEDGKQQVKDGNGLYIFYDVQNTKLREGNLKDGKENGEWFLWSRDGWKEHLITFSNGKKEGKCVNYFQSGKTKSESAYSNDKKNGYWKFYRENGSIEMEGTLKDDLQNGKWIYWHDNGNKEAEGYYKKDKQDSLWQYWYYKGAIWKKGFYKDGKKNGHWEFYYKGGQQMERGKFIDDKQDSLWTSWFENGQKKDEGSFSNGAMNGKWIGWFDNGIKNYEGEYKDSLKTGFWTNWFKNEKIYQQGNYQKGLKEGDWKFFYDTGLLENEGNFVGGEKDGKWTYYYETGAKYMEENHKFGKLAGEIKTWAMDGKIISVGHYAISRPSEKTEWISLKHGDWIFYDAKENVIRKETYKSGVKQ
- a CDS encoding DUF2723 domain-containing protein, which produces MEQKYQKFNNIAGWLVFIASAFVYLSTIEPTASFWDCGEYIACSYKLEVGHPPGAPLFIMLGRIASLLAFGDTSKVAMMVNGLSGLCSAGTILFLFWSITYFIKKMITRGGAELTEGKIFAILGSGIVGALAYCFSESFWFSAVEGEVYAMSAFFTAIIFWAVLKWEQVADQPRADRWIILVFFLLGLAIGVHLLGILVIPVLCFVYYFKKYKVTKKGFIIAGIVSVALLGIVQSVIIPGVVSLSAKFELFFVNTMGMPFNSGTIFYFVVLIGAIVWALRFTAKRKKVLWNTAVLCFTALLIGYSSFFILIIRSKANTPIDENNPENAISLLSYLNREQYGDWPILYGQYYNAPLYYGNDDDPAAEPMYSVDKNDPTPHYVDGKPIYVRDDKAGKYVIADDRKDQIPNYDKRFCTFFPRMWSQQGSHERAYQSWADIKGTPIKVRNPGSGEYETLIKPTFGENLTYFFKYQMSHMFLRYFMWNYAGRQNDVQGHGIESTSRIEGNWISGIPFLDEWRLGPQDKLPESVTQSKANNKFYCLPLLLGLIGLLYHYKRDKENWWVVMLMFLLAGFAIVIYLNQYPYQPRERDYAYAGSTYAFAIWIGMGVAAIWEFLGKKMTNEKVRAILTTAICFLAVPFLMAKEGWNDHSRARRYTCRDFAADYLNSCAQNAILFTNGDNDTFPLWYVQEVEGIRTDVRVINLSLANTDWYIDQLRRKQYDSDVIPLLLDQSKYAQGNRDFVPIRPREEVKDEFLDLKEMVNFMGSEDQRAKISWGSTPINYLPTTKFRLKVDSANFVKTLQHIPDNPAQKEIAANDTNAFAKNTQPKILPYIDWDMGKKSYIMKNDLLVLDILAANNWTRPVYFAVTVGPDAFVGLEKNFQIEGLAYHLVPYSPQGGQPRVATDIMYDNLMNKAKWGGLDKDEVWMDENNMRMALTMRMQMRTLAMSLIQEGKKEAALKVLKKEEEVLPERNVPYYYDPITYTYYLIQAFYMADGKEDAIRISKRFFDIVEGDTEYAISVRKKEQGALQAYLDDRLEMMQQLISDAHRFGADALAKELEARFKKYESFITPPQQPQGMPMHK